One Nocardia iowensis DNA window includes the following coding sequences:
- a CDS encoding group II truncated hemoglobin encodes MTEATSGAEATVDAVPSLYEWAGGTAAFEALTEVFYREVLRDDLVGPLFRGMDPGHPKYVAMWLAEVFGGPDSYSTQRGGYSHMVRQHLGKAITEPQRRRWVNLLMDAADEVGLPDDPEFRAAFASYIEWGTRLAHANSQPGAEPPLKAPMPHWGWGVAPPYRPSK; translated from the coding sequence ATGACGGAGGCAACCAGCGGAGCAGAGGCGACCGTCGACGCGGTGCCGAGCCTGTACGAATGGGCCGGCGGCACCGCGGCTTTCGAGGCGCTGACCGAAGTGTTCTATCGCGAAGTCCTGCGGGACGATCTGGTCGGTCCGCTGTTCCGTGGCATGGATCCGGGTCACCCGAAGTACGTCGCGATGTGGCTGGCCGAGGTTTTCGGCGGGCCCGACAGCTACAGCACACAACGCGGCGGTTACTCGCACATGGTCCGCCAGCATCTCGGCAAGGCGATCACCGAGCCGCAACGCCGCCGGTGGGTGAACCTGCTGATGGATGCCGCCGACGAGGTCGGGTTGCCCGACGACCCGGAATTCCGCGCCGCCTTCGCCTCCTACATCGAGTGGGGCACCCGGCTGGCCCACGCGAATTCACAGCCCGGCGCCGAACCCCCGCTGAAAGCGCCTATGCCGCACTGGGGTTGGGGCGTCGCACCGCCCTACCGCCCGTCGAAGTAG
- a CDS encoding serine hydrolase, with product MRKSRFPVVLSGVLIAASVVAAALLYDAHGTEDAGAAAPDIGSAGGFDPAFTARIAQAEAYAKSRPGFTGIVVRDRRTGAAWRNPDAATPIWACSTPKLAMAVDLLLRDDSGAIALTAEDRELMHRMLHSSDNDAATTLWDRYGGEQTFAPRFRLFGMTDLRFADQHPDSWGWILATANDLEQLMHFVLEELPARHRNYLVGELRSVDGGDSFETNQRWGVWGAGAQATPGNKNGWSNDNDDGSWLVNSVGFVGPREQFTVAIMNNTQRVEDGYEVGRETVTKVSEILFKDYFDGR from the coding sequence ATGCGCAAGTCGAGGTTCCCCGTGGTGCTGTCCGGGGTGCTGATCGCTGCTTCGGTGGTCGCCGCCGCCCTGCTGTACGACGCGCACGGCACGGAGGACGCGGGCGCCGCCGCACCGGATATCGGCTCGGCAGGCGGCTTCGATCCCGCATTCACCGCCCGCATCGCCCAGGCCGAGGCGTACGCGAAGAGTCGCCCCGGGTTCACCGGAATCGTGGTGCGCGACCGCCGGACGGGTGCGGCGTGGCGCAATCCCGATGCGGCGACGCCGATCTGGGCATGTTCCACCCCGAAGCTGGCGATGGCGGTCGACCTGCTGCTGCGCGACGACTCGGGCGCGATCGCACTGACCGCAGAGGATCGCGAGCTGATGCACCGGATGCTGCATTCCAGCGACAACGACGCGGCGACGACCCTGTGGGACCGCTACGGCGGTGAGCAGACCTTCGCGCCCCGATTCCGACTATTCGGCATGACAGATCTCAGATTCGCCGACCAGCATCCGGATTCCTGGGGTTGGATCTTGGCGACAGCGAACGATCTAGAGCAACTGATGCACTTCGTACTCGAGGAGTTGCCCGCACGGCACCGAAACTACCTCGTCGGCGAGCTGCGCTCGGTCGACGGTGGGGATTCGTTCGAAACCAACCAGCGATGGGGTGTCTGGGGTGCGGGCGCGCAAGCGACCCCGGGCAACAAGAACGGCTGGTCCAACGACAACGACGATGGATCCTGGCTCGTGAACTCCGTGGGGTTCGTCGGCCCCCGTGAGCAATTCACCGTCGCCATCATGAACAACACCCAGCGGGTCGAGGACGGCTACGAGGTCGGCAGGGAGACCGTCACCAAGGTCAGCGAGATCCTGTTCAAGGACTACTTCGACGGGCGGTAG
- a CDS encoding LppP/LprE family lipoprotein: MNVKSSAFVALAASVVFGATACDSSSTPQATRTPIPSAVPTSPSAITNAPAPAQPGDAGQPANPPTAQPNPPEFTNAPPPASVPVDQKEPAPAPPPAAGQGPYGSGHGLCFDLNSELARSAVARLAPNKEGYPWVIEEASTDPISAGCDGVLSWMLVDWKGSHPAYHVLFFTNGTYLGTATSKPYGYTTVHDQSTKNRVALEYRWVTPQDALCCPSGGPNWVTFTLNGTTVQAEGQFPPDN, from the coding sequence ATGAACGTCAAGTCATCAGCTTTTGTCGCGCTGGCCGCGAGCGTCGTCTTCGGCGCCACCGCCTGCGACTCGAGCTCGACACCGCAAGCCACCAGAACGCCGATCCCGTCGGCGGTTCCCACCTCCCCCAGCGCGATCACCAACGCCCCCGCGCCCGCCCAGCCGGGCGACGCCGGTCAGCCCGCGAATCCGCCTACCGCGCAACCGAACCCACCGGAGTTCACCAACGCACCACCGCCCGCGAGCGTGCCGGTCGACCAGAAGGAACCCGCGCCCGCCCCGCCACCGGCCGCCGGCCAAGGCCCGTACGGCAGCGGACACGGCTTGTGCTTCGACCTGAATTCCGAACTCGCCCGCTCCGCGGTAGCCCGATTGGCACCGAACAAAGAGGGCTACCCGTGGGTCATCGAGGAGGCCAGCACCGACCCGATCAGCGCCGGGTGTGACGGCGTCTTGTCGTGGATGTTGGTGGACTGGAAGGGCAGCCACCCCGCCTACCACGTCCTGTTCTTCACCAACGGCACCTACCTGGGCACCGCAACCTCCAAGCCCTACGGCTACACCACGGTGCACGACCAGAGCACCAAGAACCGGGTCGCACTCGAGTACCGCTGGGTCACCCCCCAAGACGCACTCTGCTGCCCCTCAGGCGGCCCGAACTGGGTCACCTTCACCCTCAACGGCACCACCGTCCAAGCCGAAGGCCAATTCCCCCCGGACAACTGA